A segment of the Populus nigra chromosome 12, ddPopNigr1.1, whole genome shotgun sequence genome:
aaatcaaacaacacgatatatatatatatatatatatatatagatagtaTACTTTCCTTTACAACAAGGGTGGTCACCTCAAATTATTGTTGGTAATCTTTCAGATTTACTTCACAGTGATGAACAGTAAAATGTTAATGGAGACACTATATACAAATAAGTACGGGGGGATTTCAACATGTTTCTTTGCTTCTTTTACATGTTACTGTCGCAGccatatatataaatgtataaAATCAATTTGGTATTCATCCTTTACACCActtaatatgttaatgtcatGGTACTATATGATAAAATACACCTTATATTATTATTCTATTCCATGCTCTAACACCATTTGATTaccacatcaaaataaaaaaaaaatagaaaatagcgataaaaaacatgttttatgtattttatgttttaaaaatacaagattttatattattttatgtatttttcatgatatttttaaataaataagcataATTCAAACTAAATCGTGGACTAAATAGCTAGAaccataaaaaccaaaaaaaaaaaaaaaagaggaattgCAGCAATAATATTTCACCCTGGTGAAGTGAATGGCTTCCATGTGCATGACCTAATAGACTTGTCATGTCATTATTATAAAGCACAAGTTCCATAGAGGTATGTGAAGCTTATTCCTCCTACTAAAATAGCTGGAAAACCTTAAATTAATCCACAACTCATTATCTATTTTATGAcctaattgtttttcttctgaACCTAACTgagaatcaaactgaaatctcCTTAAAATAAATCTCAGGGCCCGTTTGTCAACATGAACACTAACAATTTAGACATGATTGTCAGGTTTCTCACTAGAGGGTAAattgcatgatttgtttttcccttcatCTCTCGAAAACCTCCAAATCTACCGAGAGAAACAACGCCATTCTCATTTCCCAACACTAAAAAAGAATTTGCACAACACAAAGCCCCCACACTTCTCCCAAAGATCCTCGAGAGTAGACATTTCTTGATCCACATCAATAACCCACCTTGAAAATTGGatgattgagagagagagagagtgtgtgaaaACTTCACATCCATCAATCCCAATATCATGctcacaaagaaagaaaaacccatGTGAGTTTATcacagagaaaagaaaaggaaaagaaaaactctcTCGGCTTATCCTCAAGCCTCCCAACACTTTCCCATCATTTCCCCAACCCAATGCCCCCACACCCCCATCATTTTAGCTAAACAAgtgtgaaaagaaaaggcaaaaagaaaataataataatttaattattatttaaaaaaaaacacgccgATCAAAACTCATGTTTCCcatcattgttttaaaatttggaATGACCAGTGAATGACACGGTCAAGGCACAGTAATTAAACCATTGATTTCTcttgaatttttcaattaaaataatattatttagtttttttttttatcaacctaGTCGACCTTCTTAACCTGCAGGCCTTCTCTCGAATCAACTATGGTTTCCACGATTCCACATCATTTATTGATGTAATATTATGCTATATTAGATATATTCTCCACAGCCTGATATTTGATGTTTTACTATACCAACAACAAAGTGcagtaatatttttcatatgagGAGAAGTGGTAGAATACTTAtgtggaaaaaaagagagctcCTTTCACCACTACCTTCTATCGATGTTGGTTGACACAGTGATTGGGTCTTGAAAGCGCCCATCTTTTCATGTCTATTGACAATGATAGTTGATATACCACTTCGCTTGTTCATGTCTACTTTTGACCCtctctatttttctctcttcaactTTCTTGATCATTACCAGGCTCAGTGTTGAACTAGAAATTAATAGAGTCATTCAGCTCAGGAGAAAAAAGAGGGGAGAAGGCTACCAATGGGCTCTCTGGGAGGTGAAACTGCGAAGAAGAAAGCAATGTGGCTCTATCCTAAGGTTTTAGGATTTAACCCTTCTGAAAGATGGGGTCACTCTGCTTGCTACTCTCATGGGATTGTTTATGTCTTTGGTGTACGTATAATTTCCTTCAACTACACGAGCTATAACTCTTTTTTTGCCCTGAAAAACTATCCTTTGTATTGCCTAGATATACTTGATGAAGCAGTTTTCGTCAGTTATACTTTGATTTTGCTGCGCGCTATCCTTTGCCTTTCATTTATGTTGATTCATGTCCCATAATGCAGAGAACAAATTCTTTCTGCTTTCTGttcagctatatatatatatacacacacatatatattctTTGTGTTCTTCTATGAAGTATATTTGGCAAAGAAGACATCAACTTTTTCAAGTAGTTTAGTTCTTTCCTATTTCTCGTTCTTTCTAGATacagaaataaatataagaagaaTTAAAGAATTTGTTCggattattttctattttcactTTATTTATGATAGAAACAAGTTCATGAAACTTAGTTTGCCTTTGAGTAAAGCTTTTCTCTACAGTGAGATCGATGAGTGTTGAAGAGTAATATAAATAACATAGCTGTAATGATCAAGCCGTCAAGAGTAGCCTTACGTACTTAACACTTAAGTTTTCGGGTTGAGATTCACAATCagtttcattaatatttatttcgtGTATTATTTATGTGTTGTGCTTTTTGAAAGTAATATCTGATTGCTTGGTGAActgcaaataaatttatttatgctaATTACtaaatcttttatatttgtttttatcattccaGGGATGTTGCGGGGGTCTGGATTTCAGTGATGTTCTCATGCTAAATCTAGATACAATGCTTTGGAACACGATGGCAACTACAGGTCAAGGGCCTGGTCCAAGAGACAGCCACAGTGCTGTTCTTGTGGGCCGACAAATGATCGTGTTTGGGGGCACGAATGGCTCTAAGAAGGCGAATGATCTTCATGTATTGGACCTTGGGACCAAGGAGTGGATGAGCCCTGAATGCAAAGGGAATCCTCCTTCGCCTCGCGAAAGTCACACTGCAACACTGATTGGTGATGACAAAATCATGGTATTTGGCGGAAGTGGAGAAGGTGAAGCAAATTATTTAAACGATTTGCATGTTTTAGACCTCAAGTCCATGAGATGGACTTCTCCGGAGGTGAAAGGAAGTATTCCTGCTGCTAGGGATAGTCACAGTGCTGTTGCAATTGGCAGTAAGCTTTTTGTATACGGTGGTGATCGCGGTGATAGGTTTCATGGTGATGTGGATGTTCTGGATACAGATACAATGACTTGGACAAAGGTATTAGCTTCACCTTACTCTATTTTACGGCTATGGTTTCGCAATTCCAAAgagtttttgaagaaaaaacttgtGTAAATGTAGTGAGATGACTCTGATTTTTCTAACAGCTTGCTGTTCAAGGATCTGCGCCAGGCGTTAGAGCAGGCCATACTGCTGTGAATATTGGGACAAAGGCAGGTCATGCCACCTGTTGTTTCTGAAAGTCTTTGGTTCTTCGTGAAGAGAGTTAATGTGCTTTTCATGGTCTGCAGGTTTATGTCATTGGAGGTGTTGGGGACAAGCATTACTACAATGATGTCTGGGTACTTGATGTGAGTGCCTGTTCATGGACTAAGCTTGATATATCTGGGCAGCAACCTCAAGGGAGGTTTTCTCACACTGCGGTTGTTACGGACTTAAATATTGCCATCTATGGAGGGTAACTGAAAGTTTCGGTTTCGTGTCTGTGGCTTTTGTTATCAACAATACACCATCCCGTATAGTTTTCACATGTATCTTAACTTTATTTCTCGGTTTttttctgtgtgtgtgtgtgtgtgcaggTGCAGAGAGGATGAGCGTCCTCTCAACCAGCTGTTGGTGTTGCAATTTGAAGAAGAACATCCCAATGGTCGATACAACATTTCCATGTGCAAGATCTTTGGAAACCATTGGAATCAAGAAAAGAGAAGATTTCTCCGAGGAGCTGCGAACAATTCGGTAATGAATCTAATTACTCTCAAAATGCAAACACTTAACCTCCTGTTAAATATGACTGTTCAAGTTGGGAGGATTATTAATATATGCTGTGAAGCAGACAATGTTTCCGGGGAACAATGAAATAGTCGGAAAGGGCTCTCAAGAATCAGAAGAATCAAAACAACCTTTTCAGTTCAGTTCAGGTAGTCTTCATAACAAAATCCTTGTCCCGAGCAGCACAGCTCAAGACTTCCCACGTCAATAACTCGAATATTTCCTTTCAGATACTCTGCATGCTACGAAGAAAAGAACTACAAATCTCAAGGCATGGGAGATTGATTCAGAACAAGAAGAacattctctttctctttctcaacATTCGTCCCCATCACAATCTGATCAAGAACAGTTCCCAGTTCATAGATCAGTTGATTCCCTCACATCCTGCCAaggacttaatttttttaggcaGTTAAACAAAATTCCGAGAAATTGCCGGGCTGATGATGTTGCAAGTAACCAGAAACAACCTAGAACTATAGTCGAAAGAACCCCGTACAGTCTTCAAATTTCAAGAGAGAATAAGAGAGCAGAACAGTATGTTCATGCTGGGCTTGGCAGGCAAGGAACACCATTCCCACCAATGGAACATAGACCCGTGGAGGCAGGGTCAATTCAAAACCTGGTAAAATCACAATGTCAATACTCTGCATCGATCTGTGCCAAGCATCCTCTAAAAATCTTGCTTCTCTGCTAGTTTTTCTTTCTGTTCTGCTAATACATGCTTTTCACGCCCATCTCTTACTTTGTAGGTTGGTGCTGAGGTCCGAGGAAAAGTTGACGGAGCCTTCGACTCAGGCCTTCTAATGACTGCAACTGTCAATGGAAAGATTTTTAGAGGGGTCTTGTTTGCACCTGTAAGCTCTCACTGCATACCTTATTTTGCACTATATTCAACTATTTTTCGGATTCTTATTGAAACGCGATTTCATCTATCAGGCACCCTGTGTAGCACCAGGAAGGGCCATTCTAGCTCAAAATCATGCATCTCCAGGAACGCAAATCCACACTGTCCAGCAGTTTCCAAACTCAAATCATATAGATTCCTTAAAGCCCTCTCATCATCCAACAACATTCCCCAAGCCAGAATCTGGTCAGAGTTTTCGACAAACTCAAATGACAAGAACATATCCGGTAATTAGAGCTGCTCCATTATTAGGCAAAGAACCAAAGCCAAGGAGTGATCTTCAAGGTGTGATTCTAACACTAGGAGGACCTGCAAGTGGTCATGGTGGACAAGTCTAAAGTTCAAAATGCGCGGTGGTTAATTTCCCTAGCCTTGTATATCTAAAGTAATTTTCATTTTCCCTTTTTCATGATGGTTCTAAAAATCCAGGCTTCAAGATCTGGGCAATTCAGCTTGTCTGAAGTCGGTCTTTTGTGCAAACCATCAGCTTGATTGTAAGTTTAAATAGTATTAAGAGCTTAAGTCACACGTTTTGAATCTTGATCCTGGTCTACTGAGTGTTAACTAATGAGTGAACGAAATCTGAAAACGCTGGAAGCTTGTACATATCTAACTTATTGTTGATATATCTTCGTGATGTGTGGCAGAAGCAGCACAGTATCGCAAGAGTTGAACTTAGCTAGCAAAATTGCAGTTCTTTTTTGCTGCTACTTGATACAAGACACGAAGGCTAGCAAATGCATGGTGGTAGTGGCCTCCTCCTACCTACAAGGAAGTGAATGGTGATCCTATATAGGATCATCATGACTTCCTTCCTAGGGGGTACAAGGAGGCCACTACGAATAGTTATCAGAGACTGAGCATGTGATCTGATCTGACCTCACTCGAGATTTGAATTGTGGTTGGTTGAGTCGATTGtgaagataatttattttggataaaatattttttaaaaaatatatattatataaatatcctGGAAGTACAATGACAACAAGCTTTTCGAAAGCAATGCAAAAATAAGtactttaaaagaaaaggaaaaataaaaataaaaggaacaaaaataaattgcataaatatttgaATGAGTGAACCCCTACGAGGACTAGCATTTTGGTGGGTGGGTTTTCGTGCCCATTTGTCTACGTGATTTGTCACATTTTatcaaaatgtttatttttacatttgaaattataattaaaaatatatttaacttgaaaaaaatattgaattaatattttttatttaatttttataagctaatattaaaaataaaaaatattattttaatatatttttaaataaaaaatactttcaataataaaaactacACTTACAGGatactaaaacaaatattttttatactgttTTTAGCTTGAGACATGAATTTTATCGCGACTAGACAAACGGGCCCTAGCCTGACTGACATGGTTCCCATCAGACAGCTTGGAAATGTTAAAGAGAGCACCCGCGCATCTCGCGCGATACTGTCTTCAAAacccagagagagagagagagagagagagagaggggtaaAAGGAGTCACTGTCAACCGTCTGATCGGTCCCCACGTCATgatgtgtgtgtttgattgATGATTTAGGAGATTTTTCTATTGTCACTGCCTGTCTTTTCACACTTGTCATTTCAGAAATCACCTCTTTCCTCACCCTGTGGGCGTCATccaagaggggaaaaaaacctGGTAAACTGCATTTTCGCCCTTATATATTCATCAGTATTTTTTTCCATccttattgaataaaaatatttcaatatagtCCCTGACCCTTAAATGCCTGACAGAATTCTCAGCGAAAAACCCGCTTTTCCCATCAGTATTTTGCCTCTCcctttttttcatagtttttcgAACGCTAGACTTATATTAAGAAACCGTTTAGTAACGTGGTAGCGTACATGTTTCCTGTGATTTCATGTAATAAGttgtttggttaattaataaatatatattactgtTTATGGGTTATAGGATCTACTGTGTttgaaaagcaagaaaaaaataagcagCGAGGAGTTGCTTCCTACACAGTAAAAATCATGATTCGTGCTCTACTGTTCAGTGAACAATGGAGCATGTTTTCATTATTCactaaacaatttatttttatttttttttgaaaacagtGGAGGCATGCATTCACTATTCactgaacagtttttttttttttttccttttgaaaaatcattgtagttaattgatttcacttgcattgttcacgtgaacgtaaataataattttttttatttttttaaattagttcaagatgaattaaatttactcgtactgtaatcttaattttatttttgataatattttacctaattttgtagttcttgtcggatgaattttgtacgtactggaattgtagatagttttttgttaaagtaattttttatatataaagtgtgttttatttcatgatgtaatagcaataattaaatccacaatatttaaattaaaaaccatcaatatatatatatatatatatatatatatatatatatatattaaattattttataaccttaatttcaactacagttttaaccaaacacctcttttttcaaaccagtctcaactaaaagtacttttcataaaataattttttttcaaaccacaaccgtAACAACtactataataccaaacacaatcTAAAAGAATCACTCTGTCCAAGCCAAAGTGAACATTCTAAAATGATAGAAGTAGAAATATATAGGAAacttatattagaaaataaatatttaaaaaaataagtgtataataaaaatttaaacaatttaagGGTATTATAATCTTTTGaaggtatttaaaatattatattttaaacaaaaaattaaaatgattaaataatgACTTTATATTTGAAACACACACACCCTTAACCAACGTACcgatcttttaaaattaaaataatataaattatattaataacgtattcattaaatatataaaaaaattattctcaaaTTATATCTCAGTGATCTATACTTGTTAGAAAATATTATGCTGATGAAGGCGGATCCGATATAAACAAATAGTACCATGCCTTTATAAATCCAAACGGGCCCATAAAGTTCATTTGACTCGTCtttcataaacaataaaaattacttgCACTCCGCCAGCAGCTTATGCAGTGGTCGGCCGTCGCTTCCTACGTTTCTTATGTTTTGTATTGCTATAGATATATTTGGAAAAAGttgttctataaaaaaatatttttaatttaaattgatttgaaaaaatatatatttaaataaaatcatggttgaaattgagattgaacaaaaagtagtttaatgtgtttgattaagaatgcttttgaaattgaggttataaaataatttaataaaatatatattaatatttatgatttttaatttaaatattgtagatttaactattgctattacatcatgaaataaatcatactttatataaaaaatttattattcaattaaactatctacaattccatcacgtataaaatacatccgacaaggactatagttttcttggtttcttaagcgtgcaacaacattaggtaaaatataatcaggaataaaattggacTACAATCAAAAATTTACAAATGTTATGTTatcaataaaacacaattaaaaataaaaaataaaattatttttttactaagtCCGAcctggttcaatgcatttagcttTGCACCAGACCCGATCCGGCCGAAACAGTGGAGCGtatctccactgttcacttacTCTCCACGCTGAAAGCAGCATTGAGCTGCTTTTAGTGAGCCTGTATTTTTAACGCATGAATTACTGGGGCTTACACATATGAATTAAGTTTTTAGCTGTTACTAAACATTTGTTTTCCGTGGTTGGCTTCAAACGTAGAAGCAACCATGGAAACAAAGGTTGATAAAAAGTGTTGTGTGTTATTGGAATCATTTGATGccaaaaaaaacttgttgatattgtatgttattttttattttgaaatatattaaaatattttttttattttaatatcaaaatgttaaaaacaaaaaaaacacacaaaaatattaattttatgttttttcaaaataaatacacttttaaaacgcACTAAAATACATGTAGAAATATAATACCAGACAAACACCTAGTTTCAATTGATAATTAACAGACAACTAAAGCAAAAGGAGGTTTCATTGTAGCCtctcttatatatttattgttcaCTGCTGTAGTGTAATGACTATTTTGTCCTccctataaaaaattacatgtatTTGAACCAgggttattttggtatttttaataaGATGTATTAGTTATTACTGATTTATTTAGAGATATTTGTGTCTATTCAATATTCTGcgaacaataaaataactaaaatattccaaaaaagcaaaaaaaattactagtcaatgagaagaaaaacatggtctcaatttaaaaaaaaactcattttcaacatattttgacccaaaacatTGGAAAACACCTTGATAAATCTATCAATAACTTCaaaccacaattattaaacccggtccggcccggcgggtcgacccggtggctggaccggtccgggtttaacAAAAGACCGGCTGTGGAAACAGCCCGGCCAAACCCAGGCGACCCGGTGGGTCGATCCGGGACCCGGGACCCGGGACCCGGGTGAACTCGGACGAgacccgttttttttttttccttcaaatgtgggatttgaaacacattagtatatatactctatgttcccaagaaaaaaagttatgttttttcaatgtgggataaaaaaccttttggtttaaatacttcaacttaaaaagataacatagtattttttaaatgtaggatttgaacccctttcatatatatacactatgtttccatgaaaaaaaccatgttttttcaatgtaggataaaaaaccttttggtttaaatacttcaacttaaaatgataacattgtattttttaaatgtaggatttgaacccctttcatatatatacactatgtttccatgaaaaaaaccatgttttttcaatgtgggataaaaaaccttttggtttaaatacttcaacttaaaatgataacatagtatcttttcaatgtggggtttgaagccctttcatatatatacactatgttcctatgaaaaaaactatgttttttcaatgtgtgataaaaaaacattttggtttaaatacttcaacttaaaaggataacatagtatcttttcaatatggagtttgaagccctttcatatat
Coding sequences within it:
- the LOC133669419 gene encoding acyl-CoA-binding domain-containing protein 5-like — protein: MGSLGGETAKKKAMWLYPKVLGFNPSERWGHSACYSHGIVYVFGGCCGGLDFSDVLMLNLDTMLWNTMATTGQGPGPRDSHSAVLVGRQMIVFGGTNGSKKANDLHVLDLGTKEWMSPECKGNPPSPRESHTATLIGDDKIMVFGGSGEGEANYLNDLHVLDLKSMRWTSPEVKGSIPAARDSHSAVAIGSKLFVYGGDRGDRFHGDVDVLDTDTMTWTKLAVQGSAPGVRAGHTAVNIGTKVYVIGGVGDKHYYNDVWVLDVSACSWTKLDISGQQPQGRFSHTAVVTDLNIAIYGGCREDERPLNQLLVLQFEEEHPNGRYNISMCKIFGNHWNQEKRRFLRGAANNSTMFPGNNEIVGKGSQESEESKQPFQFSSDTLHATKKRTTNLKAWEIDSEQEEHSLSLSQHSSPSQSDQEQFPVHRSVDSLTSCQGLNFFRQLNKIPRNCRADDVASNQKQPRTIVERTPYSLQISRENKRAEQYVHAGLGRQGTPFPPMEHRPVEAGSIQNLVGAEVRGKVDGAFDSGLLMTATVNGKIFRGVLFAPAPCVAPGRAILAQNHASPGTQIHTVQQFPNSNHIDSLKPSHHPTTFPKPESGQSFRQTQMTRTYPVIRAAPLLGKEPKPRSDLQGVILTLGGPASGHGGQV